The following are encoded in a window of Microcaecilia unicolor chromosome 14, aMicUni1.1, whole genome shotgun sequence genomic DNA:
- the LOC115457567 gene encoding olfactory receptor 1019-like codes for MAYDRFAAICKPLHYPLLMNKRNCILLAASSWIAGFVDMVSLVDYISQYSFCDSNEINHFYCDPHALIKLSCSDTHDFEILMLSEEVFVAVAPFLLTLLSYIFIIVAILKIRSSEGRNKAFSTCSSHLTIVLIFYGTVTVVYMSPSSMFTPEQDKMFALLYTVLIPMLNPLIYSMRNKEVKNALRNLIFRK; via the coding sequence ATGGCCTACGATCGTTTTGCAGCAATATGTAAACCCCTTCATTACCCACTCCTCATGAACAAAAGGAACTGCATTTTACTTGCAGCTTCTTCCTGGATAGCTGGCTTTGTTGATATGGTTTCTTTAGTAGATTACATATCTCAGTATTCCTTTTGTGACTCTAATGAGATTAACCATTTCTACTGTGACCCTCATGCACTAATAAAACTCTCCTGCAGTGATACCCATGACTTTGAAATACTAATGCTTTCGGAGGAGGTTTTTGTGGCTGTTGCCCCCTTTCTGTTAACCCTGTTATCCTACATATTTATCATTGTCGCCATCCTGAAAATCCGTTCTTCTGAAGGGAGAAACAAAGCCTTCTCTACCTGCTCCTCCCACCTAACCATTGTTCTTATTTTCTACGGCACTGTGACAGTCGTCTATATGAGCCCAAGCTCAATGTTCACACCAGAGCAAGATAAAATGTTTGCCCTTCTGTACACGGTACTTATTCCCATGCTAAACCCCTTAATTTATAGCATGAGAAATAAAGAAGTAAAAAATGCCCTGAGAAATCTCATCTTTAGAAAATAA